The Palaemon carinicauda isolate YSFRI2023 chromosome 37, ASM3689809v2, whole genome shotgun sequence genome contains a region encoding:
- the LOC137629153 gene encoding uncharacterized protein, with amino-acid sequence MAFFADHDFTAVDIYLYFEFPCDNCTMDLNDLTYGFNMQVKGHVTCLNPNPIVTVPTYPNSEINVIVNCPPPVDICPYYQSIIAPSGRKHSPALLDGEVASPTERRAASLFIITEYGDQNILSAISDADEVINLTINDTTCNLFSDQSMDLTVFTNVKNINILLCDTIVPCNSILVNSANLMRITVHLPNIAYCNPGCIVSNQATTPPGSPAINCQPLA; translated from the exons ATGGCATTCTTTGCAGATCATGACTTCAC GGCAGTGGATATTTACTTGTACTTCGAGTTCCCTTGCGATAATTGCACGATGGACCTTAATGACCTTACATATGGGTTCAACATGCAAGTTAAGGGTCACGTAACTTGTCTCAACCCAAATCCAATTGTCACCGTACCAACGTACCCAAATTCGGAGATCAACGTCATTGTG AACTGCCCACCACCCGTAGATATCTGCCCTTACTATCAATCTATAATCGCCCCCTCTGGAAGAAAACATTCCCCTGCTCTCCTGGATGGCGAAGTTGCTAGTCCTACAGAGAGAAGGGCAGCTAGTCTTTTTATCATAACTGAATATGGCGACCAGAAC ATTTTATCCGCAATTTCCGACGCTGACGAAGTCATTAATTTGACCATCAACGACACCACGTGCAATCTGTTCTCCGATCAATCAATGGACCTGACTGTTTTCACCAATGTTAAAAACAT AAATATCTTGCTATGCGACACAATTGTGCCATGTAATAGCATCCTTGTTAATTCTGCAAACCTCATGAGGATCACCGTTCACTTGCCAAACATTGCATATTGCAATCCTGGATGCATAGTCAGTAACCAAG CAACAACACCACCAGGCTCGCCAGCAATTAATTGTCAACCACTGGCATAA